The following proteins come from a genomic window of Triticum aestivum cultivar Chinese Spring chromosome 6A, IWGSC CS RefSeq v2.1, whole genome shotgun sequence:
- the LOC123130032 gene encoding uncharacterized protein — MDQCASRVLPIIDEGSESESETGSAEGVAPETTTRKAAAARAIAERRKAIVARMRELLRRAVVQSSSAAATQSKLRSSTVATAKKWKRVVTFKSRDRRRSVVHGGGLDGMSSASSVSSASRNSLSSRDATFPRSPPPPFAAANKICFEEIMAMEHEAHWITTDSDFVVLEL, encoded by the exons ATGGATCAGTGTGCGTCCAGGGTGCTGCCGATCATCGACGAggggtcggagtcggagtcggagacGGGGTCGGCGGAGGGTGtggcgccggagacgacgacgaggaaggcCGCGGCGGCGAGGGCCATAGCCGAGCGCAGGAAGGCGATCGTGGCCAGGATGAGGGAGCTGCTCCGGCGCGCCGTCGTGCAGTCGTCGTCGGCGGCAGCGACTCAGTCCAAGCTGCGCTCCTCCACCGTGGCCACCGCCAAGAAATGGAAG AGGGTGGTGACCTTCAAGAGTAGAGATCGCCGGCGTTCGGTCGTCCACGGCGGCGGCCTCGACGGCATGAGCTCCGCGTCGTCGGTGTCCAGCGCCAGCAGGAACAGCCTGAGCAGCCGGGACGCCACATTCCCGCGCTCccctccgccgccgttcgccgccgccaaCAAGATATGCTTCGAAGAAATCATGGCGATGGAGCATGAGGCTCACTGGATCACCACGGATTCCGACT TCGTCGTGCTGGAGCTCTAG